Proteins from a genomic interval of Pantoea deleyi:
- a CDS encoding phospholipase D family protein, giving the protein MTEAFALSQSSERASWLQSRLEPVCQRHPGLSGIHQLSDGLDAFAARYLLIQKAERSLDIQYYIWQNDLSGRLLFSAVLEAARRGVKVRLLLDDNNTPGLDDTLAQLNRHPGIEVRLFNPFSFRTLRALGYLTDFARLNRRMHNKSFTVDGVTTVVGGRNIGDEYFGTGNEPLFADLDVMAIGPVVSEVADDFERYWHSKPVSPLQQVLDAEEPEEDSVSLPAEWRHSEPVQRYLQRLENASLLQELEAGSLPLTWARARLLSDDPRKGLGKARARTLLPQRMLEVIGTPQQEFDIISAYFVPTRAGVAQLLALKRKGVKIAILTNSLAANDVSIVHAGYAKWRKKLLRHGIALYELKPQATLQDAPHDRGLTGNSGSSLHAKTFSVDQQTLFIGSFNFDPRSAVLNTEMGLVIESAALAGETHQRFSQSMRDRAWTLRLDKWGRVNWLEYPGEAQEIVHKHEPGCSWWQRLQVRLVWRLPIEWLL; this is encoded by the coding sequence ATGACCGAAGCGTTTGCGCTCTCTCAGTCGTCGGAACGTGCCAGCTGGCTGCAAAGCCGGCTGGAGCCTGTGTGTCAGCGCCATCCTGGGCTGAGCGGTATTCATCAGCTCAGCGACGGACTGGATGCCTTTGCCGCCCGCTATCTGCTGATACAGAAGGCGGAGCGGTCTCTCGATATTCAGTATTACATCTGGCAGAACGACCTGTCGGGCCGGCTGCTGTTCAGCGCCGTGCTGGAGGCCGCGCGGCGCGGCGTAAAGGTGCGCCTGCTGCTGGATGACAACAATACGCCGGGCCTGGACGACACGCTGGCGCAGCTCAACCGCCACCCCGGTATTGAGGTGCGGCTGTTTAATCCGTTCTCTTTCCGTACCCTGCGCGCGCTGGGTTATCTCACCGACTTCGCCCGGCTGAATCGCCGGATGCACAACAAGAGCTTTACCGTCGATGGGGTGACGACCGTGGTCGGTGGACGCAACATTGGCGACGAATATTTTGGCACCGGCAATGAACCGCTGTTTGCCGATCTCGACGTGATGGCGATTGGCCCGGTGGTCAGCGAAGTGGCCGACGATTTCGAACGCTACTGGCACAGCAAGCCGGTGTCGCCGCTGCAGCAGGTGCTGGATGCCGAGGAGCCGGAAGAGGACAGCGTCAGTCTGCCTGCCGAGTGGCGTCACAGCGAACCGGTGCAGCGCTATCTGCAGCGGCTGGAAAACGCCTCGCTGCTGCAGGAGCTGGAGGCAGGCTCGCTGCCCCTGACCTGGGCGCGGGCGCGTCTGCTGAGTGACGACCCGCGCAAGGGGCTGGGCAAGGCGCGCGCCCGGACGCTGCTGCCGCAGCGGATGCTGGAGGTGATCGGCACGCCGCAGCAGGAGTTCGACATCATTTCCGCCTATTTTGTGCCGACCCGCGCGGGCGTGGCCCAGTTGCTGGCGCTGAAGCGCAAAGGGGTGAAAATTGCCATTCTGACCAACTCGCTGGCGGCCAACGATGTCTCGATTGTCCACGCCGGTTACGCCAAGTGGCGAAAGAAACTGCTGCGCCACGGGATTGCGCTGTATGAACTGAAACCGCAGGCGACCCTGCAGGATGCGCCGCACGACCGGGGATTAACCGGTAACTCCGGTTCCAGCCTGCATGCCAAAACCTTTTCGGTGGATCAGCAGACGCTGTTTATTGGCTCGTTTAACTTCGATCCCCGTTCTGCGGTGCTGAATACCGAAATGGGACTGGTGATCGAGAGTGCAGCGCTGGCCGGCGAGACACATCAGCGCTTCAGTCAGTCGATGCGCGACCGGGCCTGGACGCTGCGGCTGGATAAGTGGGGGCGGGTTAACTGGCTGGAGTATCCCGGCGAGGCGCAGGAGATTGTGCACAAGCATGAACCGGGCTGCTCCTGGTGGCAGCGGCTGCAGGTGCGGTTAGTGTGGCGTCTGCCGATTGAGTGGCTGCTGTAA
- the mdoC gene encoding glucans biosynthesis protein MdoC, protein MSTVKPEREYFLDSIRAYLMLLGVPFHVSLIYSAQKWAVNSQEASLWLTLLNDFIHSFRMQVFFVISGYFSYMLYLRYQPRRFLKVRLERVGIPMLTAVPLITVPQFFMLKAWTDKLADWPRFTPYQKFNNLMWELISHLWFLVVLVMLTTLGMVTFRWLRDQHRTIDYSRVGWGALAGGVLAWALVWCLFRRLVFIFQPNWLMDGLFNIVVMQTLFYLPFFMLGALAWKHPPLKALFVRFNPVMWIGALLLFVAYCANQRLGSGDGWLYETDAIITTLMGLCMLNVCFCLGHKLLNSHSPRIMYLVNASLFIYLVHHPLTLLYGIYVTPRIENNTLGFFMGLLMVFGIAFLLYEIHLRIPLLRFLFSGKFERKQVQ, encoded by the coding sequence ATGAGTACTGTAAAACCTGAACGTGAATACTTCCTCGACTCCATTCGCGCCTACCTGATGTTACTGGGGGTACCGTTTCACGTTTCCCTCATCTACTCCGCGCAGAAATGGGCAGTGAACAGCCAGGAGGCGTCACTGTGGCTGACGCTGCTGAATGATTTTATTCATTCCTTCCGCATGCAGGTCTTTTTTGTCATCTCAGGCTATTTCTCCTACATGCTCTATCTGCGCTATCAGCCCCGGCGGTTCCTGAAGGTGCGCCTGGAGCGTGTCGGGATCCCGATGCTGACGGCGGTGCCGCTCATTACTGTGCCGCAGTTTTTCATGCTGAAGGCCTGGACCGATAAGCTGGCTGACTGGCCCCGCTTCACCCCCTATCAGAAGTTTAATAACCTGATGTGGGAGCTGATCTCTCACCTGTGGTTCCTGGTGGTGCTGGTGATGCTGACCACGCTGGGCATGGTGACGTTTCGCTGGCTGCGCGACCAGCATCGGACCATCGACTACTCGCGGGTCGGCTGGGGCGCTCTGGCGGGCGGCGTGCTGGCGTGGGCGCTGGTGTGGTGTCTGTTCCGTCGTCTGGTGTTTATCTTCCAGCCCAACTGGCTGATGGATGGCCTGTTCAACATCGTGGTGATGCAGACGCTCTTCTACCTGCCGTTCTTTATGCTGGGGGCGCTGGCGTGGAAACATCCGCCGCTGAAAGCGCTGTTTGTGCGGTTTAATCCGGTGATGTGGATCGGCGCGCTGCTGCTGTTCGTCGCCTACTGCGCCAATCAGCGCCTGGGCAGCGGCGATGGCTGGCTGTATGAAACGGATGCCATTATCACGACGCTGATGGGACTCTGTATGCTGAACGTCTGCTTCTGCCTGGGTCACAAACTGCTTAATTCGCACTCGCCGCGCATCATGTATCTGGTTAATGCGTCGCTGTTTATCTATCTGGTGCACCATCCCCTGACGCTGCTGTATGGCATCTATGTCACGCCCCGTATTGAAAACAACACGCTGGGCTTTTTCATGGGGCTGCTGATGGTGTTTGGCATCGCGTTTCTGCTCTATGAGATCCACCTGCGCATCCCGCTACTGCGCTTCCTGTTCTCGGGGAAATTTGAGCGTAAACAGGTGCAATAA
- a CDS encoding beta-ketoacyl-ACP synthase, translated as MQRVVVTGMGGVTAFGESWAEIAARIRAGRNAVRFMPEWQVYDGLHTLLGAPVDAFTLPAHYTRKRIRAMGRVSLLATRATELALTQAGLIDHPVLTSGETGIAYGSSTGSTGPVSEFATMLTEKHTNNITGTTYVQMMPHTTAVNAGLFFGLRGRVIPTSSACTSGSQAIGYAWEAIRHGYQTVMVAGGAEELCPSEAAVFDTLFATSQRNDAPHTTPAPFDQQRDGLVIGEGAGTLILESLAHAQARGATIYAELIGFHTNCDAAHITQPQRETMQICIERALQSAGITAAEIGYVNAHGTATERGDMAESLATAAVFGNATPISSLKSYFGHTLGACGALEAWMSIEMMREGWFAPTLNLTQPAADGGALDYIMGAPREIETDYIQSNNFAFGGINTSLIFRRWRGV; from the coding sequence ATGCAGCGCGTTGTCGTTACCGGAATGGGAGGCGTGACCGCCTTTGGTGAATCCTGGGCTGAGATCGCAGCCCGCATCCGCGCAGGCCGCAACGCGGTGCGCTTTATGCCAGAGTGGCAGGTCTATGACGGACTGCACACCCTGCTGGGCGCGCCGGTGGACGCCTTCACGCTGCCCGCGCACTACACCCGCAAGCGTATCCGGGCGATGGGCCGCGTGTCGCTGCTGGCGACCCGGGCGACCGAACTGGCGCTGACCCAGGCGGGCCTGATTGATCATCCGGTCCTGACCAGCGGCGAAACCGGCATCGCCTATGGTTCATCGACCGGCAGCACCGGGCCGGTGAGCGAGTTCGCCACCATGCTGACCGAAAAGCACACCAACAACATTACCGGCACTACTTACGTGCAGATGATGCCGCACACCACCGCCGTCAACGCCGGGCTCTTTTTTGGCCTGCGCGGACGGGTGATCCCCACCTCCAGCGCCTGCACCTCCGGCAGCCAGGCGATTGGCTATGCCTGGGAGGCGATTCGCCACGGTTATCAGACGGTGATGGTGGCTGGCGGGGCGGAGGAGCTCTGCCCGTCGGAAGCGGCGGTGTTCGACACCCTGTTTGCCACCAGCCAGCGCAACGACGCGCCGCACACCACCCCGGCGCCGTTCGACCAGCAGCGCGATGGCCTGGTGATTGGCGAGGGAGCGGGCACGCTGATCCTGGAGTCGCTGGCGCATGCGCAGGCTCGTGGCGCGACGATCTACGCCGAACTGATCGGCTTCCACACCAACTGCGATGCCGCGCACATCACCCAGCCGCAGCGGGAAACCATGCAGATCTGTATTGAGCGGGCGTTGCAGAGCGCCGGGATCACGGCGGCCGAAATCGGTTATGTCAATGCGCACGGCACGGCGACTGAACGGGGTGACATGGCGGAAAGCCTGGCGACGGCCGCGGTGTTCGGGAACGCTACGCCTATCTCCTCGCTGAAATCTTACTTCGGGCATACCCTGGGCGCCTGCGGGGCGCTGGAAGCCTGGATGAGCATCGAGATGATGCGGGAAGGGTGGTTTGCGCCGACGCTTAACCTGACTCAGCCAGCCGCCGACGGCGGCGCGCTCGACTACATCATGGGCGCGCCTCGCGAGATCGAGACGGACTATATCCAGAGCAACAATTTTGCCTTTGGCGGGATCAACACGTCGCTGATCTTCAGACGCTGGCGCGGCGTCTGA
- a CDS encoding beta-glucosidase: MSHYPLTDTGPSYHPSLFRSFFQGSFPCSAACRTPGKRLDMVISSGHDMLLEKDYAALATQHLLTARDGARWYLIEKIPGQYDWQSFLPMVDAAQRQQMEIIWELAHFGYPDHLNIWKAEFVDHFRRYAHAMALLMRDRGIERPFFTPVNQISFWSWAGAEVAWFNPHAARRGRELKRQLVRASLAAIHAIREVYPDARFVLTDPLVQIAHHPDNPDSKPRADAQHQAQFEAWDMLAGRVDKELGGSEDCLDILGLNYYPDNHWFFPDQPMSLMEPERVPLHILLAQCWQRYQRPMLIAETGAEGDARAPWLQEIAENVAVALDQGIAVEGISLYPVVEYPAWADDRRSPGPLLGLADPNGNRNLHEALALVLRSQQIKFATRNQAC; the protein is encoded by the coding sequence ATGTCTCACTACCCCCTTACAGATACCGGCCCGAGTTACCATCCCAGCCTGTTCCGCAGCTTTTTTCAGGGCAGTTTCCCCTGCTCTGCCGCCTGCCGTACACCCGGCAAACGGCTCGACATGGTGATCAGCAGCGGACACGACATGCTGCTGGAAAAAGATTACGCCGCACTGGCCACACAGCATCTGCTTACCGCGCGTGACGGTGCCCGCTGGTATCTTATCGAAAAGATTCCGGGCCAGTATGACTGGCAGAGCTTTCTGCCGATGGTGGATGCCGCACAGCGTCAGCAGATGGAGATCATCTGGGAGCTGGCCCACTTCGGCTACCCCGACCACCTGAACATCTGGAAGGCGGAGTTTGTCGATCACTTTCGCCGCTACGCCCACGCGATGGCGCTGCTGATGCGCGATCGCGGCATCGAGCGCCCCTTCTTTACCCCGGTCAATCAGATCTCGTTCTGGTCATGGGCCGGGGCGGAGGTTGCCTGGTTTAATCCGCATGCCGCCCGGCGTGGCAGGGAGCTGAAGCGCCAGCTGGTCCGCGCCTCGCTGGCCGCTATTCATGCCATCCGCGAGGTCTATCCCGACGCGCGTTTTGTTCTGACCGATCCGCTGGTGCAGATTGCCCATCATCCCGACAATCCGGACAGCAAGCCGCGCGCCGATGCGCAGCACCAGGCGCAGTTCGAAGCCTGGGATATGCTGGCGGGCCGGGTCGATAAGGAGCTGGGCGGCAGTGAAGATTGCCTGGATATTCTCGGCCTGAACTACTATCCCGACAACCACTGGTTCTTCCCCGATCAGCCGATGTCGCTGATGGAGCCGGAGCGGGTTCCGCTGCATATTCTGCTGGCACAGTGCTGGCAGCGCTATCAGCGCCCGATGCTGATCGCCGAAACCGGCGCAGAGGGTGACGCGCGCGCGCCGTGGCTGCAGGAGATCGCGGAAAATGTGGCGGTGGCGCTGGATCAGGGCATCGCGGTGGAGGGTATCTCGCTCTATCCGGTGGTGGAGTATCCCGCCTGGGCCGACGACCGGCGTTCGCCCGGCCCGCTGCTGGGATTAGCCGATCCCAACGGCAACCGTAACCTGCATGAGGCGTTAGCGCTGGTGCTGCGCAGTCAGCAGATTAAATTTGCCACCCGGAATCAGGCGTGCTGA
- a CDS encoding MysB family protein yields the protein MSMYSTLEEAIDAAREEFLANHPELEEEDASISQFGLQKYVMQDGDIMWQAEFLEDEGDTGECMPYRSGEAAQAIFDADFDEVELRQEWLAENTLHEWDDGEFQLEPPLDTEEGEAAAQEWEDDNSDSDRSYS from the coding sequence ATGAGCATGTACAGTACGTTAGAGGAAGCCATTGATGCTGCACGTGAAGAGTTCCTCGCGAATCACCCGGAGCTTGAGGAAGAGGATGCGTCGATCAGCCAGTTTGGTCTGCAGAAGTATGTGATGCAGGATGGCGATATCATGTGGCAGGCCGAGTTCCTGGAAGATGAAGGCGATACCGGGGAGTGCATGCCCTACCGCAGCGGTGAAGCCGCTCAGGCCATTTTCGATGCTGACTTTGATGAAGTGGAGCTGCGTCAGGAGTGGTTAGCGGAAAATACCCTGCACGAGTGGGATGACGGCGAGTTTCAGCTTGAGCCGCCGCTGGACACCGAAGAGGGTGAAGCCGCGGCCCAGGAGTGGGAAGACGATAACAGCGATTCCGACCGCAGCTACTCGTAA
- a CDS encoding glucan biosynthesis protein G has translation MMKVRWMGTAVLLALYANNSWAFNIDDVAVQAKALAGKSFEAPKSNLPSQFREMKFADYQQIQFNHDKAYWGKLRTPFKLEFYHQGMYFDTPVQINEVTASAVREIKYNPDYFNFGNVKHDADAVKNLGFAGFKVLYPLNNKGKSDEIASFLGASYFRVIGAGQVYGLSARGLAIDTALPSGEEFPRFKEFWIERPKPQDKQLVIYALLDSPRATGAYRFVLRPGEASTVDVQSKVYLRDNVGKLGIAPLTSMFLFGQNQPSAVNNFRPALHDSDGLSIHNGNGEWIWRPLNNPRHLAVSTYTIENPKGFGLLQRGRDFSNYQDLDDRYDLRPSGWVEPLGDWGKGRVELVEIPTADETNDNIVAFWTPENLPEPGKEMNFKYRLHFSRDENQLHSDDTAWVKNTLRSAGDVKQSNLVRQPDGTVAFTIDFVGKDMSKMAENSQVAPQVSVGKNADVVEQSVRYNPVTKGWRLVLRLRVKDAKQSTEMRAALVSGDKTLTETWSYQLPANE, from the coding sequence CTGATGAAGGTACGCTGGATGGGTACTGCGGTTCTGCTGGCGTTGTATGCCAACAACAGTTGGGCGTTTAATATTGATGATGTCGCAGTTCAAGCCAAAGCGTTGGCAGGGAAAAGCTTCGAAGCGCCTAAAAGCAATTTACCCTCTCAGTTTCGTGAAATGAAATTTGCTGACTATCAGCAAATCCAGTTTAACCACGATAAAGCGTACTGGGGCAAACTGCGCACGCCATTTAAGCTGGAGTTCTATCATCAGGGGATGTACTTCGATACCCCGGTGCAGATCAATGAGGTGACCGCCAGCGCGGTGCGCGAGATTAAATACAACCCCGATTATTTCAATTTCGGTAACGTAAAACATGACGCCGATGCGGTGAAAAACCTCGGTTTTGCCGGTTTCAAAGTTCTTTACCCGCTGAACAACAAGGGTAAAAGCGATGAGATCGCCAGCTTCCTGGGCGCCAGCTACTTCCGCGTCATCGGTGCCGGTCAGGTCTATGGCCTGTCGGCGCGTGGACTGGCCATCGACACGGCGCTGCCGTCCGGTGAAGAGTTCCCGCGCTTTAAAGAGTTCTGGATTGAGCGGCCAAAACCGCAGGACAAACAGTTAGTGATCTATGCGCTGCTCGACTCGCCGCGTGCGACCGGGGCGTATCGCTTTGTGCTGCGTCCGGGTGAGGCGTCAACGGTTGACGTACAGTCGAAGGTTTACCTGCGTGATAACGTCGGCAAACTGGGGATTGCTCCGCTGACCAGTATGTTCCTGTTTGGTCAGAATCAGCCGTCTGCGGTGAACAATTTCCGTCCGGCGCTGCACGATTCAGACGGTCTCTCTATCCATAACGGCAACGGAGAGTGGATCTGGCGTCCGCTGAACAACCCGCGTCATCTGGCGGTCAGCACCTATACCATTGAAAATCCAAAAGGCTTTGGTCTGCTGCAGCGCGGCCGTGACTTCAGCAACTATCAGGATCTGGACGATCGTTACGATCTGCGTCCAAGCGGCTGGGTTGAGCCGTTAGGCGACTGGGGTAAAGGCCGGGTTGAACTGGTCGAAATCCCGACGGCGGATGAAACCAACGACAACATCGTTGCCTTCTGGACGCCGGAGAATCTGCCAGAGCCCGGCAAAGAGATGAACTTCAAATATCGTCTGCACTTCTCGCGTGACGAAAACCAGCTGCACTCCGACGATACCGCCTGGGTCAAAAATACCCTGCGTTCGGCGGGAGATGTGAAGCAGTCTAATCTGGTGCGTCAGCCGGATGGCACTGTGGCCTTTACCATCGACTTCGTCGGTAAAGACATGAGCAAGATGGCCGAAAACAGCCAGGTTGCGCCACAGGTCAGCGTTGGCAAAAATGCCGATGTGGTTGAGCAGAGCGTACGTTATAACCCGGTCACCAAAGGCTGGCGTCTGGTGTTGCGTCTGCGTGTGAAAGATGCCAAGCAGTCCACCGAAATGCGGGCGGCGCTGGTCAGCGGCGACAAGACATTGACGGAAACCTGGAGCTATCAGTTACCTGCCAATGAATAA
- a CDS encoding YceK/YidQ family lipoprotein: MNGLIKAGVIGVAVICLSGCGSIISRTFPGQGHGNQYYPGVQWDVRDSGWRILTILDLPLSLVVDTLLLPVDARHGPYE; the protein is encoded by the coding sequence GTGAACGGGTTGATTAAAGCGGGCGTTATCGGTGTGGCGGTGATCTGCCTGAGCGGGTGCGGCAGTATCATCAGCCGGACTTTTCCGGGGCAGGGGCACGGTAATCAGTACTATCCCGGCGTGCAGTGGGACGTCCGCGACAGCGGATGGCGGATCCTGACGATCCTCGACCTGCCGCTGTCGCTGGTGGTGGACACCCTGTTGCTCCCTGTGGATGCCCGGCACGGGCCTTACGAGTAG
- a CDS encoding 3-ketoacyl-ACP reductase FabG2 yields the protein MTESVLVTGASKGIGRAIALRLAQDGYQIIVHFNRDRAGAEQCLQQIEAAGGSGRLLGFDVADRAATRAALEADIAEHGAYYGVVSNAGITRDAAFPALTDQEWDSVIHTNLDSFYNVIQPCVMPMIGLRRGGRIITLSSVSGLMGNRGQVNYSAAKAGIIGATKALAIELAKRKITVNCIAPGLIDTGMEGLAPQVVDEAMKLVPMKRMGAAEEVAGLASYLMSDIAGYVTRQVISINGGML from the coding sequence ATGACAGAGTCGGTATTAGTCACGGGCGCCAGTAAAGGCATCGGCCGCGCCATTGCGCTGCGTCTTGCCCAGGATGGCTATCAGATTATCGTCCATTTTAATCGCGATCGCGCCGGGGCTGAGCAGTGCCTGCAGCAGATCGAGGCCGCTGGCGGCAGCGGCCGTCTGCTGGGCTTTGATGTCGCGGATCGGGCGGCCACCCGCGCCGCGCTGGAGGCGGACATTGCAGAGCATGGCGCCTATTACGGCGTGGTCAGCAATGCGGGTATCACCCGCGATGCGGCCTTTCCGGCCCTGACGGATCAGGAGTGGGACAGCGTTATCCACACCAATCTCGACAGCTTCTACAACGTGATCCAGCCCTGCGTGATGCCGATGATCGGCCTGCGACGCGGTGGCCGCATCATTACGCTCTCATCGGTCTCCGGGCTAATGGGGAATCGCGGGCAGGTCAACTACAGCGCGGCCAAGGCGGGCATTATCGGCGCCACCAAAGCGCTGGCGATTGAGCTGGCCAAACGCAAAATCACCGTTAACTGCATCGCGCCCGGCCTGATCGATACCGGCATGGAAGGGCTGGCACCGCAGGTGGTGGATGAGGCGATGAAACTCGTGCCGATGAAGCGCATGGGCGCCGCTGAAGAGGTCGCGGGCCTGGCGAGCTATCTGATGTCCGATATCGCAGGCTACGTCACGCGTCAGGTCATTTCGATTAACGGAGGCATGTTGTGA
- the mdoH gene encoding glucans biosynthesis glucosyltransferase MdoH, with the protein MNKSTFTPQRYVESLPLDAAGKARLSGSLQNAGAFHFIHDALGRDVAASDRPDDAPLKSVSSRVEMAWPDSLAGGQQLGKDDLDRTTLKAMPKVKRSLMFPEAWRTNPVARAWDSLRGHKTVPRYANAEEQRAEEKWRHVGSIRRYILLILTIFQTVVATWYMKSILPYQGWTLLDPMEMINQNWQQSVMQILPYVLQTGILFLFAILFCWVSAGFWTALMGFLQLLIGRDKYSISYSTVGDEPLNPAHRTALIMPICNEDVERVYAGLRATWESVVRTGNADHFDVYILSDSYDADIAIAEQKAWMELVRDVGGAGRIFYRRRRRRVKRKSGNIDDFCRRWGSNYSYMVVLDADSVMSGECLTGLVRMMEANPNAGIIQSSPKASGMDTLYARCQQFATRVYGPLFTAGLHFWQLGESHYWGHNAIIRVKPFIEHCALAPLPGEGSFAGSIMSHDFVEAALMRRAGWGVWIAYDLPGSYEELPPNLLDELKRDRRWCHGNLMNFRLFLVKGMHPVHRAVFLTGVMSYLSAPLWFMFLALSTALQVVHTLMEPTYFLQPRQLFPVWPQWRPELAIALFSTTMVLLFLPKMLSVVLIWFKGSKAYGGPLRLLASLVLETLFSVLLAPVRMLFHTVFVVSAFLGWEVVWNSPQRDDDATPWSEAFKRHGSQMALGLVWAIGMGLLDLNFLWWLAPIVFSLILSPFVSVMSSRATLGLKSKRAKLFLIPEEYAPPQELVDTDRYLELNRERALENGFMHAVFHPAFNALATALATSRHKQSQLLDYARDRRVDQALSDTPDKLSRDQRLQLISDPVVLARVHTRLWEEADKYHQWVESYQKLSLNPHALKNA; encoded by the coding sequence ATGAATAAATCGACTTTTACACCTCAACGTTATGTGGAATCTCTGCCGCTGGATGCGGCAGGGAAGGCACGTCTCAGCGGTTCTTTACAGAATGCCGGGGCGTTCCACTTCATCCATGATGCGCTGGGCAGGGATGTCGCCGCCAGCGATCGCCCCGACGATGCACCGTTAAAATCGGTCTCATCGCGGGTTGAAATGGCCTGGCCGGATTCACTGGCCGGCGGCCAGCAGCTGGGCAAAGATGATCTCGACCGCACCACGCTGAAGGCGATGCCGAAAGTCAAACGCTCCCTGATGTTCCCGGAAGCCTGGCGCACCAACCCGGTCGCCCGTGCCTGGGACTCACTGCGTGGACACAAAACGGTGCCGCGTTACGCCAATGCGGAAGAGCAGCGTGCGGAAGAGAAGTGGCGTCATGTCGGTTCGATTCGCCGCTACATCCTGCTGATCCTGACCATTTTCCAGACCGTGGTCGCCACCTGGTACATGAAGAGTATTCTGCCGTACCAGGGCTGGACGCTGCTGGATCCGATGGAGATGATCAACCAGAACTGGCAGCAGTCTGTGATGCAGATTCTGCCGTATGTGTTGCAGACCGGTATCCTGTTCCTGTTTGCGATCCTGTTCTGCTGGGTCTCTGCCGGCTTCTGGACGGCCCTGATGGGCTTCCTGCAGCTGCTGATTGGGCGGGATAAGTACAGTATCTCCTACTCGACGGTCGGGGATGAGCCGCTGAATCCGGCGCATCGCACCGCGCTGATCATGCCTATCTGTAACGAAGATGTGGAGCGTGTTTACGCGGGTCTGCGTGCGACCTGGGAATCTGTGGTGCGCACCGGGAACGCCGATCACTTCGACGTCTACATCTTAAGCGACAGCTACGATGCGGATATCGCCATCGCCGAACAGAAAGCCTGGATGGAGCTGGTGCGCGATGTCGGTGGCGCAGGCCGGATCTTCTATCGCCGTCGTCGTCGTCGTGTGAAGCGTAAAAGCGGCAACATCGATGACTTCTGCCGTCGCTGGGGCAGCAACTACAGCTACATGGTGGTGCTGGACGCCGACAGCGTGATGAGCGGTGAGTGTCTCACCGGTCTGGTGCGCATGATGGAAGCTAACCCGAACGCCGGGATCATTCAGTCATCGCCGAAAGCCTCCGGTATGGACACGCTCTATGCGCGCTGTCAGCAGTTTGCGACCCGCGTCTACGGTCCGCTGTTTACCGCCGGTCTGCACTTCTGGCAGCTGGGTGAGTCGCACTACTGGGGCCACAACGCCATTATCCGCGTGAAACCCTTTATCGAGCACTGCGCACTGGCGCCGCTGCCGGGTGAGGGCTCTTTTGCCGGTTCCATCATGTCGCATGACTTCGTGGAAGCGGCGCTGATGCGTCGTGCTGGCTGGGGCGTCTGGATTGCCTATGATCTGCCAGGCTCTTATGAAGAGCTGCCACCGAACCTGCTGGATGAGCTGAAGCGTGACCGCCGCTGGTGTCACGGCAACCTGATGAACTTCCGCCTGTTCCTGGTGAAAGGGATGCACCCGGTTCACCGTGCGGTGTTCCTCACCGGTGTCATGTCCTATCTGTCGGCGCCGCTCTGGTTTATGTTCCTGGCGCTGTCTACCGCCCTGCAGGTGGTGCACACGCTGATGGAACCGACCTACTTCCTGCAACCGCGGCAGCTGTTCCCGGTCTGGCCGCAGTGGCGTCCGGAGCTGGCCATCGCGCTCTTCTCGACCACGATGGTGCTGCTGTTCCTGCCGAAGATGCTGAGCGTAGTGCTGATCTGGTTCAAAGGATCGAAAGCCTATGGCGGCCCGCTGCGCCTGCTGGCGTCGCTGGTGCTGGAAACGCTGTTCTCGGTGCTGCTGGCACCGGTGCGCATGCTGTTCCATACGGTCTTCGTGGTCAGCGCCTTCCTGGGCTGGGAAGTGGTGTGGAACTCGCCACAGCGTGATGATGATGCGACGCCGTGGAGCGAAGCGTTTAAACGTCACGGTTCACAGATGGCACTGGGTCTGGTGTGGGCGATTGGTATGGGCCTGCTGGATCTCAATTTCCTCTGGTGGCTCGCGCCAATTGTCTTCTCCCTGATCCTGTCGCCGTTTGTTTCGGTGATGTCGAGCCGCGCGACGCTGGGGCTGAAGAGCAAGCGGGCGAAGCTCTTCCTGATCCCGGAAGAGTACGCGCCGCCGCAGGAGCTGGTCGACACCGACCGCTATCTGGAGCTGAACCGCGAACGTGCGCTGGAAAATGGCTTTATGCATGCCGTGTTCCATCCTGCGTTTAACGCGCTGGCCACGGCGCTGGCGACCTCGCGTCACAAGCAGAGTCAGTTACTGGACTATGCCCGCGACCGTCGTGTGGACCAGGCGCTCAGTGATACCCCGGATAAACTGAGCCGCGACCAGCGTCTGCAGCTGATCAGCGACCCGGTGGTGCTGGCCCGCGTTCACACCCGACTGTGGGAAGAGGCGGACAAGTATCATCAGTGGGTAGAGAGTTATCAGAAACTCTCACTTAACCCCCACGCGCTGAAAAACGCGTAA